From the genome of Streptomyces sp. NBC_00704, one region includes:
- a CDS encoding aromatase/cyclase, translated as MTTREVEHEITINAPATAVYRLLAEVTEWPRIFPPTIFVDREDGGAHEERIRIWATANGEPKTWTSRRVLDPQGLRITFRQEVPAPPVAAMGGTWIVEPLDGGASRVRLLHDYRAVDDDAHDLLWIERAVDRNSTSELAALKENVERVHAADAQELTFSFTDTVRIEGSAKDAFAFVNEAGRWTERLPHVARVRFAEDTPGLQELEMDTRAKDGSTHTTKSYRVVLGHHRIAYKQVTLPALMTLHTGMWTFEESADGGATAGSQHTVTLNTANIAAVLGPDATVADARAYVHSALSTNSLATLGHAKEYAERNR; from the coding sequence ATGACGACTCGTGAGGTCGAGCACGAGATCACCATCAACGCGCCCGCCACCGCCGTCTACCGCCTCCTCGCCGAGGTGACCGAGTGGCCGCGGATCTTCCCGCCCACGATTTTCGTCGACCGGGAGGACGGCGGCGCGCACGAGGAGCGCATCCGCATCTGGGCCACCGCCAACGGCGAGCCCAAGACGTGGACCTCGCGCCGCGTCCTGGACCCGCAGGGCCTGCGCATCACCTTCCGCCAGGAGGTGCCGGCGCCGCCGGTCGCCGCCATGGGCGGCACCTGGATCGTGGAGCCGCTCGACGGGGGCGCCTCCCGTGTCCGGCTCCTGCACGACTACCGGGCCGTCGACGACGACGCGCACGACCTGCTGTGGATCGAGCGGGCCGTGGACCGCAACAGCACCAGCGAGCTGGCCGCGCTGAAGGAGAACGTCGAGCGGGTCCACGCCGCCGACGCGCAGGAGCTGACCTTCTCCTTCACCGACACCGTGCGGATCGAGGGCTCGGCCAAGGACGCCTTCGCCTTCGTCAACGAGGCCGGGCGGTGGACCGAGCGGCTTCCGCACGTGGCCCGCGTCCGCTTCGCCGAGGACACCCCCGGGTTGCAGGAGCTGGAGATGGACACGCGGGCCAAGGACGGCTCGACGCACACCACCAAGTCCTACCGGGTCGTCCTCGGCCACCACCGCATCGCCTACAAGCAGGTCACCCTGCCGGCGCTGATGACCCTGCACACCGGGATGTGGACCTTCGAGGAGAGCGCCGACGGGGGCGCGACGGCCGGCTCCCAGCACACCGTCACCCTCAACACCGCCAACATCGCCGCGGTCCTCGGCCCCGACGCCACCGTCGCCGACGCCCGCGCCTACGTGCACAGCGCGCTGAGCACCAACAGCCTCGCCACCCTCGGCCACGCCAAGGAGTACGCGGAGCGGAACCGCTGA
- the fabG gene encoding 3-oxoacyl-ACP reductase FabG, whose amino-acid sequence MSDTTARVALVTGATSGIGLEAARLLARQGHRVFIGARDAESVRLTAKALRDEGLDVDGCRLDVRDADSVKEFVRSAVAAFGTVDVLVNNAGRSGGGPTADLTDELWDDVIETNLNSVFRMTREVLTTGGMRGKDRGRIINIASTAGKQGVVLGAPYSASKHGVVGFTKALGNELAPTGITVNAVCPGYVETPMAQRVRQGYAAAYDTSEDEILAKFQAKIPLGRYSTPQEVAGLVGYLASDTAASITSQALNVCGGLGNF is encoded by the coding sequence ATGTCCGACACCACCGCGAGGGTCGCCCTCGTCACCGGGGCGACCAGCGGGATCGGCCTCGAGGCCGCCCGCCTGCTGGCCCGGCAGGGCCACCGGGTCTTCATCGGCGCGCGCGACGCCGAGTCCGTGCGGCTCACCGCGAAGGCGCTGCGCGACGAGGGCCTGGACGTCGACGGCTGCCGGCTCGACGTCCGCGACGCCGACTCCGTGAAGGAGTTCGTGCGCAGCGCCGTCGCCGCGTTCGGCACCGTCGACGTCCTCGTCAACAACGCCGGGCGCTCCGGCGGCGGCCCCACCGCCGATCTCACCGACGAGCTGTGGGACGACGTCATCGAGACCAACCTCAACAGCGTCTTCCGGATGACCCGCGAGGTGCTGACCACCGGCGGCATGCGCGGCAAGGACCGCGGCCGGATCATCAACATCGCCTCCACCGCGGGCAAGCAGGGCGTCGTCCTGGGCGCCCCCTACTCGGCCTCCAAGCACGGCGTCGTCGGCTTCACCAAGGCGCTCGGCAACGAGCTGGCCCCGACCGGCATCACCGTCAACGCCGTCTGCCCCGGCTACGTGGAGACGCCGATGGCCCAGCGGGTGCGCCAGGGCTACGCGGCGGCCTACGACACCAGCGAGGACGAGATCCTCGCGAAGTTCCAGGCCAAGATCCCGCTCGGCCGCTACTCCACCCCCCAGGAGGTCGCCGGCCTGGTCGGCTACCTGGCCTCCGACACCGCCGCGTCCATCACGTCCCAGGCCCTCAACGTCTGCGGCGGACTCGGCAACTTCTAG
- a CDS encoding phosphopantetheine-binding protein → MASTQFTLDDLRRILLEAAGADEDIDLGGDILDTAFEVLGYESIALLETGGRIEREYGIVLDDDDLSDELAPRDLIEAVNAQLRLAAVQAA, encoded by the coding sequence ATGGCCAGCACGCAGTTCACCCTCGACGACCTCCGGCGGATCCTTCTCGAGGCCGCGGGCGCCGACGAGGACATCGACCTCGGCGGAGACATCCTGGACACCGCGTTCGAGGTGCTCGGCTACGAGTCCATCGCCCTGCTGGAGACCGGCGGCCGCATCGAGCGCGAGTACGGCATCGTCCTGGACGACGACGACCTCAGCGACGAGCTCGCGCCGCGCGACCTGATCGAAGCCGTCAACGCCCAACTGCGCCTGGCCGCCGTCCAGGCCGCCTGA
- a CDS encoding TcmI family type II polyketide cyclase: MHSTLIVARMAPGSSADVAKLFAEFDATDMPHRMGTRRRQLFAFNGLYFHLQDFDEDNGGELIQRAKDDPRFVRISDDLKPFIEPYDPATWRSPADAMARRFYRWEATA, encoded by the coding sequence ATGCACAGCACGCTGATCGTGGCCCGGATGGCGCCCGGTTCGAGTGCGGACGTCGCCAAGCTGTTCGCCGAGTTCGACGCCACGGACATGCCGCACCGCATGGGCACCCGGCGGCGCCAGCTGTTCGCCTTCAACGGCCTGTACTTCCATTTGCAGGACTTCGACGAGGACAACGGCGGCGAACTGATCCAGCGCGCCAAGGACGACCCGCGCTTCGTGCGGATCAGCGACGACCTGAAGCCGTTCATCGAGCCCTACGACCCCGCGACCTGGCGTTCCCCGGCCGACGCCATGGCCCGGCGCTTCTACCGGTGGGAGGCGACCGCCTGA